The DNA window GCTCAACGAGATCCTTTGCAGATGGAATTACGTGTACAATTACGTGAGACCACACCAGAGCCTGGGTTATCTCACCCCCATGGAGTTCCTGAAGGCGTGGATGGAGGAGAGCAAGGATAGGGATGGAGTGTTCACCATGTAGTGAACCAGCACAACCGGCTTGAGGGGTGCGCGCTGTTGGGATATCATATGCCTGTGGCTGAGGCCGGCTGTTGATGGCAAGGATGACGGCAGAGGGGCGGGCGATACCCCCAGTCCTTTGCGAAGAGCC is part of the Actinomycetota bacterium genome and encodes:
- a CDS encoding transposase, translating into LNEILCRWNYVYNYVRPHQSLGYLTPMEFLKAWMEESKDRDGVFTM